In the Agromyces flavus genome, CACGCAGCGGATCTGCTTCCAGCTGCAGGTCGACCCCGCTCGGCTCGACGAGTACCGCCAACGCCACGCCGCGGTCTGGCCCGACATGCTGCGCGCCATCGAGGCGTCCGGGCGACGCAACTACTCGCTCTTCCTCCGCGAGGACGGCCTGCTCATCGGCTACTACGAGGTCGATGACGACGCGGCCGCGCAAGCGGCGCTCGCGAACGACCCGCGCACCGCCCCGTGGGAAGCCGAGATGGCCCCCTTCTTCGTCGCCCTCAGCGGCGACCGCCCCGACCAGGGCGCCCCGCACCTGCCCGAGGTGTTCCACCTCGAAGACCAGCTCGCCGCGCTCGATGCGGACGCGGCATCCGTCACCACCACCACAGAAAGCAGCGACTCGTGAGCACCATTCCGCAGACCGTCCTCGACCAGCTCGAGCTGCAGTCCATCGAACTGCCGAGCTGGGCCTTCGGCAACTCGGGCACCCGGTTCAAGGTCTTCGCGACCCCGGGCACGCCACGCGACCCGTACGAGAAGATCGCGGATGCCGCCCAGGTGCACCGCTACACCGCGCTCGCGCCGACTGTGGCGCTGCACATCCCGTGGGACAAGGTCGACTCGTACGACGACCTGCGGAAGCACGCCGAGGACCTCGGCGTCGCGCTCGGCACCATCAACTCCAACACGTTCCAGGACGACGACTACAAGTTCGGCGCCCTGACGCACGAGGATGCCGCGGTGCGCCGCAAGGCCATCGACCACCACTTCGAGTGCATCG is a window encoding:
- a CDS encoding L-rhamnose mutarotase; the protein is MSTGTTQRICFQLQVDPARLDEYRQRHAAVWPDMLRAIEASGRRNYSLFLREDGLLIGYYEVDDDAAAQAALANDPRTAPWEAEMAPFFVALSGDRPDQGAPHLPEVFHLEDQLAALDADAASVTTTTESSDS